One window of the Delphinus delphis chromosome 20, mDelDel1.2, whole genome shotgun sequence genome contains the following:
- the TMEM86B gene encoding lysoplasmalogenase TMEM86B isoform X2, with protein MQATLGGSHVDMDTREEGLPGKPRFSAQPHVGRWLSPFFLTCAVYFLLWSPENQPSWVGALIKCLPILYLVVFLWTVYPGGSYSLLLQGALLCSAVGDSCLVWPEAFLHGMAAFAVAHLLYLWAFGLTPLKPGLLLPILLASIPYYGLLLWHLPPDMVLPLTAYSLVLALMLWRGLARGGSTCWGALLFTLSDAVLAWNLFVHPLPHAHLVVMATYYAAQVLIALSAFQSPRLKSN; from the exons ATGCAGGCCACTTTGGGTGGGTCACACGTTGACATGGACACCCGGGAAGAGGGGCTGCCTGGAAAACCTCGCTTTTCAGCTCAA CCGCATGTGGGCAGGTGGCTGAGCCCGTTCTTCCTCACCTGTGCCGTCTACTTTCTCCTCTGGAGCCCTGAGAACCAGCCGTCCTGGGTCGGTGCCCTGATCAAGTGCCTGCCCATCCTCTACCTGGTGGTGTTCCTGTGGACCGTGTACCCCGGCGGGAGCTACAGCTTGCTCCTGCAGGGGGCCCTTCTGTGCTCAGCTGTGGGGGACTCCTGCCTCGTCTGGCCTGAGGCCTTCCTCCATG GCATGGCTGCCTTCGCCGTGGCCCACCTGCTCTACCTCTGGGCCTTCGGCCTCACTCCCCTGAAGCCTGGCCTCCTGCTGCCTATTCTCCTGGCTTCCATCCCATATTATGGCCTCCTGCTTTGGCACCTCCCGCCTGACATGGTCCTGCCCCTGACGGCTTACTCCCTGGTCCTGGCCCTTATGCTGTGGCGTGGCTTGGCCAGGGGCGGGAGTACCTGCTGGGGCGCCCTGCTCTTCACGCTTTCAGATGCCGTGCTGGCCTGGAACCTCTTCGTCCATCCCCTGCCCCATGCCCACCTGGTGGTCATGGCCACTTATTATGCTGCCCAGGTCCTCATCGCCCTGTCGGCCTTCCAGAGCCCCAGGCTCAAGTCCAACTGA
- the TMEM86B gene encoding lysoplasmalogenase TMEM86B isoform X1 produces MQATLGGSHVDMDTREEGLPGKPRFSAQQPHVGRWLSPFFLTCAVYFLLWSPENQPSWVGALIKCLPILYLVVFLWTVYPGGSYSLLLQGALLCSAVGDSCLVWPEAFLHGMAAFAVAHLLYLWAFGLTPLKPGLLLPILLASIPYYGLLLWHLPPDMVLPLTAYSLVLALMLWRGLARGGSTCWGALLFTLSDAVLAWNLFVHPLPHAHLVVMATYYAAQVLIALSAFQSPRLKSN; encoded by the exons ATGCAGGCCACTTTGGGTGGGTCACACGTTGACATGGACACCCGGGAAGAGGGGCTGCCTGGAAAACCTCGCTTTTCAGCTCAA CAGCCGCATGTGGGCAGGTGGCTGAGCCCGTTCTTCCTCACCTGTGCCGTCTACTTTCTCCTCTGGAGCCCTGAGAACCAGCCGTCCTGGGTCGGTGCCCTGATCAAGTGCCTGCCCATCCTCTACCTGGTGGTGTTCCTGTGGACCGTGTACCCCGGCGGGAGCTACAGCTTGCTCCTGCAGGGGGCCCTTCTGTGCTCAGCTGTGGGGGACTCCTGCCTCGTCTGGCCTGAGGCCTTCCTCCATG GCATGGCTGCCTTCGCCGTGGCCCACCTGCTCTACCTCTGGGCCTTCGGCCTCACTCCCCTGAAGCCTGGCCTCCTGCTGCCTATTCTCCTGGCTTCCATCCCATATTATGGCCTCCTGCTTTGGCACCTCCCGCCTGACATGGTCCTGCCCCTGACGGCTTACTCCCTGGTCCTGGCCCTTATGCTGTGGCGTGGCTTGGCCAGGGGCGGGAGTACCTGCTGGGGCGCCCTGCTCTTCACGCTTTCAGATGCCGTGCTGGCCTGGAACCTCTTCGTCCATCCCCTGCCCCATGCCCACCTGGTGGTCATGGCCACTTATTATGCTGCCCAGGTCCTCATCGCCCTGTCGGCCTTCCAGAGCCCCAGGCTCAAGTCCAACTGA